In the genome of Arabidopsis thaliana chromosome 4, partial sequence, the window ggtttttcaatTATCAGAATTTATGCCAAATTAAACAGAATAAAAGTTTGGTTTAGTTCGATTTGAAACTCagtatatttgtttgttataggTTTAACCTCAGTTTCAAATTAAACCtagttttgtttatcttttactGAATTTCAGTgaaatttaaaccaaattacaGAATCATGGATGATGGactgaaattgaaaaactcaaaCCCATTATATAGTTAAAGTGACATAACAAATTCActcaaataataaatttactGTAACAGGGTCCAAACCCAATTACACGATTAGGTTGACAAACTCAACCCATTAAGAATTAGCCTGTGAATGGTAACCAAAACCGCACCGCAACAGTGCTGTAAcagtatcaaaatctctatGTATTTTCGTTACTATTTGAACCGCAACGCACTTCTCCCGTAACGCAAAACGCAGTCACCATTCGGAGCCTTAATGTTTCCGACAAAATGGATGACGGTGACTTAGTGGTACCATCGGAAACTACGATGGTTATATGCCAACCGCAAAAAATCTACCTTCTTATAAAATCTATCACATATCAATATCAAAACCACATGTACTCCATCATCtaaagttgacaaaaattaagaaaagtaCAATTAAAAAGGTTTGAAAGTCAGATGAAGATCGGTCAGATTTGAAGATTTACGAGTAAGTACCAACCGTGAGTTTGGTGATGAGacaaataaatagttttgtatAGAAGTGGGTTCTGGAGAAATTCGGAACAGCCAATGGGGCAACAAATTCTCAAGTATTAACACTTAAACCACAATGGCACGAAGTGTGTGGTAGTACACTTCTTCGGAATCTTGTTGTTTTAGTCGAGTGAATTAATAATCGAGCAATCTTCCATGTTGCCCCATTGACATTTCTGAGTTTCACCAAAACCCACATGTAAACAAAACCATCTCTTATATTATATTGGTTATGTGCCTTAATCCTCCTTATCAATTATATTACTTTCGTTGCTAATTTACTTTGCTAACAtgaatgttttataaatagatGAACAAAGAAGTTATGGATGTGCTTGAGGAAATTGTTACGATTTGAGCTTAAGTAAACTCGAATCTTACACACACAATATGAATTTGAGAACGatccaagaagaaagaagcttaaagaaacaagaacacaagACACAAGACACAAATTTGTTTACCCGGTTCAGCGAGATCGATGTGATCAAGCCTACGTCCGGAGCCGAATCAATCTGGCAAATCCACTAAACAATGAAGAAGTTTTCTTGCTCGAACTTGAGCTTACAACAATGTGGAATCACTAAACAAcaacctctctctctcgataAAGTTAGTTGAGCTTATGAACTATGAAAAAAGTAAAGTTATATCAAAAGCAACTTATAATCGTTTCAACCGAATAACAGCAAACCCTCAACTAAGTTAGAGTCTTTGCCTTTCTCTTTCAATCTTGGTTTAATCAGCAATCCCAAACCAGAGATAACCGCCTGGTCCAATTCTCACAATTCAATAAACCAATTGAACCACTAAGAATTGAATCAGAATATCGAACCTTAATAGAAATgacgaagaaagaagaagagcatgTCGTAGaggtaagaagaaaaagaaggaaaaactcAGATTACCGTGTCTTAAACTAAAGAACCCTATGGCAAAATGATAAGACATGGAAGCAAAAAACAACTCTCTGATTTATCGACAATCATTTAACTTTAGTTCACTTTTAGCAGTTCAACAAAGACTACAAGGAGATTTAGTTAAGAAAGCTCTCACTGGTAGGCCTACTAAAAGTGTTTTAACTCGAAAGATATTTAGAACCAATAATGTAATATCCCGGTTTTAGGAATATGATAATGCATGCAAAGaggtttaaaatatttgatttggCTACTTCAGTTATCTTTTCGGTCAAACGTTCAAAGAGAGCTCCACAATTAAGTACGTTTGGGCTCGAGTAATTTCAGGATGGGTCACCTTCTGGGAACTGGTTTTTAAAACTGTGTGAGTGAGGAAAAAAGACgggaaaatattttgtggtGATTTGTAGGGTTGGTAAATAAGTCTTTAAACCTCCCGGATGTAGCAGGCAAACCATCGACAAAGGTTGGGCCCATGGGCTCGAGAGAAGACGTGAGTGGTATGGGCGATCGAGGTGTTAcagtggtatcagagccagATCCAGATAAGTGCGGAGTCAAGAAGGCTCTCACCGTCGGGGTGACGGTCATGGTGCGCAACGAGGACGTTGGGATCTATAATGTGGGTGAACTGTAACACCTCGATTTTATGAATATGGTGGTGCATGcacaaaagtttaaaaaatgatttggcCAGCTATGTCACTAAAGTGCACTTATCATTTTGGTTAAACGTCTTGAGAGAACTTAACAGTTAAGCTTGTTTGAGTTGGAATAATTTTAGGATAAAATAACCTTCCGAGAAATGATTGTCGGAATCATGTgagtaagaacaaaaaacgaGAGATGCATTTCTTCACCCAAATAAGTTTTTAAGGCAATTCTCACAAATAGcacaaaaataagttttgtatCCAAATTTAGcacattatttttaaagttcCAAAAATAGCACAAATTtaatagaaacaaatattcttaatttttgtggTGATTCAAAATAGTGTCAAAATCGCCTAAAAACTAATCCATAATCCaaaattataagttataatctcttaaagattatttttagtgtttgAAGTATTGTTTGAAGTAATTAGTTGGTTGTggtattattgaaaaataaactaatgGTGGTATTTTTAGAACCAAAACTTAGTGGAGTTGAATTTGaggtatttattttaatatcattattttataattgtgTTAACTAATGCTATTATTGGTCTGGACTGTGTCGAAGAAGTCTCGGACAGAAGTTCATCACAAGGTGGAGTGATATCCTTAGAACCCTTACAGACATGACTTTGGGGAGAATTGAATTATTCTTAACTAGATATGCATTTCAACGTGGTGTCTACAACATCAGGAGAGAACGGAATTGTagaaagaacagagaaacacCAAAACCACAGTTGCAACTACTTCAAAACCTCGATAAACACGTTGGAAATCGGATCTTTTCGATTCGAGAACAAGGATATAGGAGATTTGATAGATGCATGGAAACTTGGTTTGCATCAAAATAAACTCCCAAGAAGTAGGATATTTCAAGCATTGTATGCAACTCTTTAACCACATGTAGCACCTCGAtgtacaaatgtttttttcgaATAAGTTTTAcatattattcaaaaaaaaaagttaatgctattattgaaaatttgttaatttgtttattaatgtGATATACGTGTCCACgaaaattgttttaatattttctgagtatttcttaatttcttttgttaacatataaattaattttttatgtcAACATACagtaaaatctctataaattaatactcgataaattaataacctctataaattaataaattctctCGATCCCGAACTGAGACTAGTGTAAAAAGTGACACAAAccgataaattaataagataataattttttgaaagtcttatgtaaatatatggtctcatcaatatcataaattaataattacataaatatataacctatatatataaatcatatgtaaggaatttctttgaaatattgtttttgtttaaatttgtatttattcttctttgaaatttaGTTCTAATATTTCActatatcaaaaacttttggtaattgttttctaaacatgatattattttttatttgtaattgattctagaaaaatattttttataatgaaaagaaaattatagaaaatttttaaaagttactaaattaggaaaatttattaatttatcgataaattaaaactttttaaattataaaaattttcagttccaacattattaatttatagaggttttactgtatataGATTAATTAAAACCAGAacttgtattctttttttgtcggTCAAGTTACCGAAACTGACTTAGAGTTAATTTCTATCTAAATACAGGTACTCGAGCTTCTCTCAGTTTCCACCTAAACAGCTAAACAGCTAAATACAGGTATTCGAGCTTTTCTCAGTTCTAACATATGCAACTGAAACATGATCTTGCGTACCAATGTGCAATGTCTCTATTTAGTATCAGATACATCATACTAGCTTCCAAGAatgaaatcaatcaatcattgTTTGTAAGCATTTTCCATCATAATTTGataattacatatacataaatgACGTGTCGTTCATTGAATGGTTACCAATACACATAATGGTCCATAGAACAGAGGAAGTGGGTGCGAATATAAATATACTTAACATCAAAAACTTATGAGGAAATGataattacttttgtttcttacaaacTTAAAAAGAGTCCCCACCACATAGAACCACTTGGCCTCAGTTACATGAAGACGCAACCATTATGTTGGAATTCCGACTCATTGCTTTCAAATCTAATCTTtcataaatacaaaatttatattatttgtctTATGGAATTTAATTTGACAATTCAGCTTTAGACATGTTGGGTCCTTTCTCTA includes:
- a CDS encoding uncharacterized protein (unknown protein; Has 2 Blast hits to 2 proteins in 1 species: Archae - 0; Bacteria - 0; Metazoa - 0; Fungi - 0; Plants - 2; Viruses - 0; Other Eukaryotes - 0 (source: NCBI BLink).), which codes for MTKKEEEHVVESLNLPDVAGKPSTKVGPMGSREDVSGMGDRGVTVVSEPDPDKCGVKKALTVGVTVMVRNEDVGIYNVGEL